A DNA window from Luteolibacter luteus contains the following coding sequences:
- a CDS encoding (2Fe-2S)-binding protein — translation MITLKVNRKEHAVEADPAMPLLWVLRDILHLTGTKFGCGMAQCGACTVHLDGEAVRSCVTPISRAEGKEITTIEGLSPDSTHPLQLAWIEEDVPQCGYCQSGQIMSAAVLLKEKADPTDEDIDLAMSGNICRCGTYQRIRCAIHRAAKMNGGAK, via the coding sequence ATGATCACGCTGAAAGTGAATCGCAAGGAGCACGCCGTGGAAGCCGATCCCGCCATGCCGTTGCTTTGGGTTCTAAGGGACATCCTCCATCTCACCGGCACGAAGTTCGGCTGTGGGATGGCACAATGCGGAGCATGCACCGTTCACCTCGATGGCGAGGCGGTGCGCTCCTGCGTCACCCCGATCTCAAGAGCCGAGGGCAAGGAAATCACCACCATCGAAGGACTGTCCCCCGACAGCACTCATCCGCTCCAACTCGCATGGATCGAGGAAGACGTGCCACAATGCGGCTACTGCCAATCCGGACAGATCATGTCCGCCGCGGTCCTCCTGAAGGAAAAAGCGGACCCCACGGATGAAGACATCGATCTCGCGATGAGCGGCAACATCTGCCGCTGCGGCACCTACCAGCGAATCCGCTGCGCCATCCATCGCGCGGCCAAGATGAACGGAGGTGCCAAGTGA